The Acanthochromis polyacanthus isolate Apoly-LR-REF ecotype Palm Island chromosome 5, KAUST_Apoly_ChrSc, whole genome shotgun sequence genome includes a window with the following:
- the si:dkey-183j2.10 gene encoding glutamate receptor U1, with protein sequence MLLGFLLLSFWQFMYMGLCTAAQSELTITTIKQEPYAMSKGTQLEGFCMDLLSEVAKKLGFKYRVQLVKDGSYGRQDESGNWNGMIGEVVRGEADLAIAPLTLTAAREKAVGMTKPFMQTGISVLLRKDISEGAGFFDFLTPFSALTWLGIFIAYLGTAACIFIVSRLSPCEWSQPQSEQSRFSLLHSLWYTAGALTLQGAGPHPKSLSGRVICCSWWLFAVVLLACYFSNLSSSKTSESSQLMVKGFEDLANQDMIEYGCLAGSSTLAFFKNSNNPVYRRIYEHMERSKSFVSSMDEGIRRAREGSFAFIGESVSLDLAVARHCELVRAHEVVGMRGYSIAAAFGSPIIKNLSVAILQLSEAGELAYLRSKWWASSCIAGKGKTSAMQPHSLKGMFLVLSLGLGLGTILAVLELTSKSRRSAAEQKKSCCTVLTEELSLRLRTSDAKRSQENVEKDKEKA encoded by the exons ATGCTGCTGGGCTTTCTCTTACTGTCTTTTTGGCAGTTCATGTACATGGGACTGTGTACTGCAG CACAATCAGAGCTGACAATCACAACAATAAAG CAAGAGCCATATGCGATGTCCAAAGGCACACAACTGGAAGGCTTTTGCATGGACCTGCTATCTGAAGTAGCTAAAAAACTGGGCTTCAAGTACAGAGTGCAGCTGGTGAAAGATGGTTCATATGGCAGACAGGATGAGAGCGGCAACTGGAATGGGATGATTGGAGAAGTGGTGAGAGGG GAGGCAGATCTTGCGATTGCTCCACTGACTCTCACTGCAGCACGAGAGAAAGCTGTGGGAATGACCAAACCGTTCATGCAGACAGGAATCAGTGTCCTACTAAGGAAAGACATCTCAGAGGGAGCAGGCTTCTTTGATTTCCTGACCCCCTTTTCAGCACTGACGTGGCTGGGCATATTCATTGCCTACTTGGGCACTGCTGCTTGCATCTTTATAGTTTCCAG GCTCAGCCCATGTGAGTGGAGTCAGCCTCAAAGTGAGCAAAGCAGATTCAGTCTCCTCCACAGTCTGTGGTACACAGCTGGAGCTCTGACTCTTCAAG GCGCTGGTCCTCATCCCAAATCCCTTTCAGGACGAGTCatctgctgcagctggtggCTATTTGCTGTTGTCCTCTTGGCTTGTTATTTCTCCAACCTCAGCTCCTCGAAGACCTCAGAGTCCAGCCAGCTGATGGTGAAAGGGTTTGAAGACTTGGCCAACCAGGACATGATTGAGTATGGCTGCCTTGCTGGCTCCTCCACCCTCGCTTTCTTCAag AATTCAAACAACCCCGTGTACCGCAGAATCTATGAGCACATGGAGAGATCAAAGAGTTTTGTGTCATCTATGGATGAAGGGATCCGACGTGCACGAGAGGGCAGCTTTGCCTTCATTGGAGAGTCTGTTTCTCTGGACTTGGCAGTAGCACGTCACTGTGAACTGGTCAGAGCGCATGAAGTCGTTGGCATGAGGGGATACAGTATCGCTGCTGCTTTTG GTTCTCCGATAATAAAGAACCTCAGTGTGGCTATTCTGCAGCTGAGCGAGGCCGGAGAGCTGGCTTACCTGCGAAGCAAGTGGTGGGCCAGCAGCTGCATAGCAGGAAAGGGCAAGACTTCAGCTATGCAGCCGCACAGCCTCAAAGGGATGTTTCTGGTTCTTTCCCTGGGCCTCGGCCTGGGAACAATTCTGGCTGTCCTGGAACTCACCTCTAAGAGCCGCAGgagtgcagcagagcagaag AAATCCTGCTGCACTGTCCTGACTGAGGAACTGAGTCTGCGCTTGAGGACCAGTGATGCAAAAAGATCTCAGGAAAATGttgagaaagacaaagaaaaagcatAG